GAGTAGGTATGAGAAAATGGCTTTGGGTTGAAAAGAGTTGGAATTTTGAATTGCCATTTTTAGTTGAAGAAATTGATCGAataatagagagagagagagtttgagAAATGTTTTTCtggaatgaagttgatggataATCGAGAACattgatgatatatatatatatatacgtgaTTAAAATGGAGAGAAATTGAATACTTCATTTGGTAAATGAGAGGAGTTGATGAGATGGATTAGGTATAAACCTTTCCACCCTAAAAAGTGTATTAGTTGAACCTGAATGGTTGCAAAATACTACTACTATATATCATGTACAAATAACAACTATAAAACCAAATACCGACCAAAAagaatggaaaaaaattgataatatgtTGCATCTCTTTGCAGTGTTGAGCACCCAGCTTTGGGTCAACTACTTGATAAGGATATTCATGCTGGGAAAAAAAAGCACCAACTGATTCCCTTTCTTTTCTGACCGCTCCATCAAATTGTTACAactatataataaaatactatatcatatatttattaCATCTTGGTATTTGACATTATTTGTGattacacacaaaaaaaagcagcattcttcttttcttcaccGATGTGGTACAACACATTTGTTGACCTTTTCTTCTTTACAAAACAAATATCAACAATTCATTCATAAAGTTGGATTGGGGCAAATATTTGGTCCAAATAATCTGTTAATTGGACCAAAAGTTATGCATTTACTTGAATTTTGATTAAGGAGCAGCACGCTTTATGCCTGATTGCTCCCATCAATATTACAGtatttcatcatcatatatatatatatatatatatatatatatatatataataaatgcaTGTCACTTTTACCTGTTCAGATAACATATGTaaacttatttaaaattaatattttaaacatATCTAACCGTTGACCAAGCATATGTGACAACTAGGTGATTGAACTAGCCAAAGTATGTGTATTTTTACACATATAATGAACGTGATCAATACAAGGATTTAACCAATAAatgattaaaacaaaaaaataaaaataaagagttAAGGTAAGgtaaattgaaaaaggaaaaaaaataaagaattttctTTCTCCCATCccttttccttaatttttacatagagatatttatttttaaacataAAGAGATATGGAAAATAACCAAATTTAATTACTAAATGTTGTATTATCCATCACATACGAATAATCTCAAATTCATCTTAATTCAATACAGTAAGCAAACTTGTAGCATtaaaagaaattacttttatttcCTTGATGCTGCAACAGATACAACAGCAATTGGTAAGGTTGAAGGGACCGAAAAAAAATAGGCTCTAGTATAATTAACATATATACGTGCGCTAGATTGGAATTCATCTTTGATCTATATACTTATATTTTCGTTATTACTCACATAACTAATGAATCATCATTAAAAGTTTCATCGATGTCTATGTTAAAGTAATGATTCCTAGAAGATCTTCAAATTCTAAGTTCACATCTAATTTATTGAAGTAAgtaatatcaaattaaaagtaaaaaagtTGTAAGAAAAATAACTTCCACCTACAAGTGAGGTAAGTTTATCAAATGtcacatttaaaaataaataaataataaagataaaagatagtttagatatgcacCAAATAAAGGGTGCTAACTGCCAAGTTTAGAGGATCCCGAAATATTGTGCTAAACTTTAAAGAGAACAAAATTAGAGggttaaaaatgaaaatgagCCCTCAAATTTCCTCCTAATTTCTACTCAATTGTTGGCGTCTCCTCTTATCAACGGATACCTTATATTTAACGGCTAGTTTGTTCTCAATAGACcgctttctctctctctctctccggCGAGAAAAAGTAGctttcttttttcctcttttcccAATTTTAATACCACTTTCTTGGTGATCAAGTTTCAGTAGAAAAAGAATTGATCACTCCATCTGTTTTACTAAAAGAAAGTGTCTTCAAGAATTCACAATCCAATTGTGAAATTCAAATTCATCCttaatattgttattttgaATCAGGATTTTACATTTTCTTGCAATTTGCCATAAAGGGTTTATCGTAAGAATCAATGTGGAGGAATAACGAGAGTGTTCATATGTCTTTCTTGACCCCACCGCCGAAATGGAGGTCGCCGGCGTCGGACAAGAACCAGAGGTGGCCAACGAGTGCTAAAGCTGAtctttttcatgtcattcacaAAGTTCCTTCTGGTGATTCTCCTTATGTCAGGGCCAAACATGTTCAAGTTAGTGCCTtttctactttcttttttttcttgactCTGCATTGGTTTTCAATTCTGTTTTTAATGATAATTTCTTGTTGTGAGTCTTAATTTATCTTCAATTTCGTGTGGTTTTAAATTAGTACTACTATACTACTGTTGGATTGTAGGATCACATTGTGGAAGATTGTTGAATATATATTAATGAAGATTTTATGGGCAATTGCCTGGAATTAAGTGCTTAACAAGAAATGTGATCATTTCTGTTTTTGATTAAATAAGTTGTTACTAATCCATAAATGACAGTTAATTGATAAGGATCCAAGCAAGGCAATTTCTCTGTTCTGGGCAGCAATTAATTCCGGTGATCGAGTTGACAGTGCTCTGAAAGACATGGCAGTGGTGATGAAACAGTTGGATCGTTCAGATGAGGCAATCGAAGCAATAAAGTCATTTCGAAATCTTTGTCCCTCCGAGTCTCAGGAGTCCATTGACAACATCTTGATTGAACTCTACAAGGTAAGAGCTTATCATCTTAAATCTGATATATACCTCTATCGTATAGTTTACATTGTTTTGTGTTTGAATGTTGCTTAATGACATGTATATCTTGCTAATCTCTGCCTACACCTTTTGCTAGATTATATTCGCTAGTATAGTTCTGTCAGGTTATTGTAAAGAATATTAGTTATCTGTCCTCCTGTTTAAGGCCTAATTCTGTCCAATTTCGACCAACACTTTTCCTGACCATTTCCTAGTACCCATTGGCTAACATAGTGTTGTGACTGTTATTGTAAAGAATAGTGGTTATCTGTCCTTCATTGAAGGCTCAATCCATCCGACAATGAACTACACGTTTTTCTTGACCATTTCCTAGTACCCATTGGCTAACATAGTGTTGTGACTGTTATTGTAAAGAATAGTGGTTATCTGTCCTTCGTTGAAGGCTCAATCCATCCAACAATGAACTACACGTTTTTCTTGACCATTTCCTAGTACCCATTGGCTAACATAGTGTTATAAATGTTATTGTAAAGAATAGTGGTTATCTGTCCTTCATTGAAGGCTCAATCCATCCGACAATGAACTACACGTTTTTCTTGACCATTTCCTAGTACCCATTGGCTAACATAGTGTTATGACTGTTATTGTAAAGAATAGTGGTTATCTGTCCTTCATTGAAGGCTCAATCCATCCGACAATGAACTACACGTTTTTCTTGACCATTTCCTAGTACCCATTGGCTAACATAGTGTTGTGACTGTTATTGTAAAGAATAGAGTTATCTGTCCTCCTATTTAAGGCCTAAATCCGTCCAATTTCTACCAACACTTTTCCTGACCATTTCTTAGTAACCATTGGCTAACATAGTGTTGTGACTGTTATTGTAAAGAATAGTAGTTGTCTGTCCTCCGGTTGAAGGCTTAATCCATCCGACAACGAACTACACTTTTTTCTTGACCATTTCCTGGTACCCATTGGCTAACATAGTGTTGTGACTGTTATTGTAAAGAATAGTAGTTATCTGTCCTCCCATTTAAGACTTAATCCATCCGACTTCGAACTACACATTTTTCCTGCTTTATACAAAAGTGAATTAGATGTTAGTCACTGCAAACAGTCATCTATAACAATAGATGTAATGGCATCTGTTTGTACActaatcaagagtcaatatttGGTATGGACACACTAAAATTTGTGGAAACTGTATCAATAGGAACAGTTTTGTCTTAAAAAATATGAACAGGTAATTCGAAAGAAATGCTGAAAATTACACTACTTATATAGTGGTTTCAAACTTTTTCTAGGTCTTGCTCTCTCCGTCGACTGATCATAAAAAGATTTCTATGAAGTGGAGTTGTTATGAAAGTCTAGCAAACCTATGTTTTCTACAATATGAGGATGCTGCTCTAATGATTGTATGAATCCTAGactattcttgtttctttaTTTGCTTATATTTGTATTTCTGCAGAGGTCTGGTAGGCTCCAAGAAGAGATTGAATTACTTGAACTGAAATTGAAGAACGTTGAAGAAGGCATAGCGTTTGGTGGGAAGAGGACTAAGATTGCTAGATCTCAAGGAAAAAAGGTCCAAATCACAATTGAAAAGGAGTACTCGAGGTTGTACCTTGCAATGATTTGTCTTCAACTTCAGCATTATTTCTTGCTTGTCTAACATAATCAAATCCTTgtaattttcaaaataagtgCAGATTGTTGGGGAACTTGGCATGGTCACACATGCAACTGAATAACTTCAAATTGGCAGAGGAGTACTATAGGTAATAATCACCAACTAATACAAATTGAGCACTTAGCCACTTAGAGGTGTGGCTTTCTTTGGAGAAAAATTGCTCACATGTGGAAATTGTTTTAATGCAGAAAAGCACTCTCTCTCGAATCAGATAAGAACAAGCAAAGCAATCTGGCAATCTGTTTGATGCACATGAACAAGATTGCAGAAGCTGGGTTTCTGCTTCAAAGCATAAAAACCTCAGATAGAAGGCAGATGGATGAGTCATGCACCAAGTCCTTCGAGCGTGCCACTCAAATGCTAGCTGAGTTAGAATCTTATGGCACTCAAAACTCTAAGGGACAGGAGGAAGAGATTCGCGAGGTAAGGATAGGATCGTCCACATCAGATGGACATAATCGCAGGGGACACGAGAGGCCACATCCACCTCCATTTTCTGCTTCTGAACCTCCAAAGCCTTTTTTTACTCAACCAAGAAGATATTCATGTTCACTCAATGATGGCGATTGGTTCACTAAGGACTCTGTTAGTGCCTGCAGTCGAAGATTGTTATTTGAGCAAACATCAAATAATGAGAATGTGCAGTTAGTTGTGAATCATAATTTCAACAAGCTCAGTTCTGCCGATGAGATGAGCAAAGGAGCGTCCCTTGTACAGGGAGAGGTCTTCTCTAGGTCATGGGGAAATGGCGCTAACGTGGAAAGTGAATGTGATTTGCAGCCACTTTACTGCAAATGGAAAAACAACTCTTCCGGAAATGATGGATCAGATAAAACTTCTCTAGAGTTGTCTAAGTCTCCGACAGAATCATTTGCTGATATTACAAATGCAAGAAAATATTCAGAAGATGGGGGTAAAGATTGTTGGAGTTCCACTTTGACTTACAGAGATGTGGTGACATTAGCGGATACCACCGAACACTTGGAGAGCACAAACTTGAAACCTTTAGACTTGGCTGCATGTACAAGCAAGAAAAGTTGGGCTGATATGGTGGAAGAGGACGAGATAGGTTTGCAATTCCATGAAAATCCAAGCAAATATGCAGATGAAAATGAGAATATCGATTCAAATATTATTAATCTTAGCCAAAGCATTGATACATTGTGTCTGAGTGAAGGATATCATACACAACCTGGACGAGAAGTGAGGCGTTCCTTGTGCTTTGATCAGAATGACAGACAAGAAAATTGTTCATCTAAATCAAAGGGGAAGGAGCTCAAGTCTGGAAGCTTGAACTCCTTGCCCCCTATAGGAGACATTGCTTATCAAACTCCAGTCACATTGATGCGGAGGAACAGATTGCAAGTATTCAGAGATATAACTCCTGAAAGTCCTAAACCTTGAACTATTTTCATGTACAGAAATAACTAGTCACACCAAATGGTTTTGCATGATGCCTGTAGTGTACTTATTGGCTGATCTTATGATCATTTAAATACTGCAAGACCTTTCATGCTAGCCTAGCCTTGAGAAACATATGTTTGGTAAGTGTGTAAATTTTTTCTAAACTGACTTCGCTTAAGTGAATGGATTTACTTCTTCAAATTACTGTATTTGGTGCCTTTCTTTCCTCTTACTAAAATTATTTGTCTTTTATCATCGAATGTTTGTGATTTAGAACTCGCACTGCTTAGCTTTCTATGCATATCAGATCCTGCCTCCTGAAGTCCTCTCTCTGTCAAGAAAGACTACAGAGCTGACTCTGTTTCTCTATCAAGTGACAGGAGATCTTTAAGTTGATGCGTAGGAGATTGGTAATATAAAACACGAGATTTTTGTAAGATCATATTCTTCTATTTAAATTGTAACGGAACAGCATTGATCCAGTACTTTCATCTGACTGGTGTTGTTTCATCACAATAGTATCTCATACCTTCACATATTTTCCCcagaaaaaaaatacttgtgAAGATGAATTTGTGTTTTTTGGCCAAAAGATAATTAAAAAGGCAGTTTAGAAGTCATCATATAATTTGAAAACATATATGGAGCAACATTACTTACATATAGGGCGACattttctccaaaaaaaaaataagtttctcAAAGATGAGAAAAATGATTTTCCTAGTGAAAGTAAGAGAACAAATTCTACAAGTAGTATACATTGATTGTCTTCTGTCCACCCTAACACAGCTCATCTTCACCTCACCCCTGTAGCCTCCATCCCCACCTAGATGGGTGTTTGTTTAGATTATATACAAACACTTTTAGGATAATATATTTTGCTTATCAAACACAAGAAAAAACAAACCCACTTATTTTTCTGAAAACATTTTTCACTCCTACCGAACACACCTATAATCTCTACACAACCTGCTCTTCATTAGCTCGTCTTgtcaaaactgaaaaaaaatcatagatTGACATAGagatttaattaagttttttttaaaatgttaatatttcttttagaatGTCCAAACAAAGGAGGCCAAGCATTTCTTGAACAAATTAAGCAAAGTTGTTAGCATAGCCGcccaaaataatttaattagcAGAAGATAACATAGAAATAATAAGAAGGTCCAAAACTTAATTACTTCTATAGTATAATTATCAGAAAATGtgataatgttttaaaaatgGTGCATTTGGTTTATTAAATAAAAggctaatttttcttttatcaagtGGTAAAGCACCAAGTCCACTATTACGCACCAAACTCAATACTATTATTGCACTTAACAGCTCATTGGCTCTCAGTTTTTAATTAATCCAAATTGAAAAGCATTTTAGACtattcatactttttttttctttttaaaaaaagatcagAAATGATCAAGACAACAAAATTACTTTGATTATCACATCATAATTACAACCAACTGCTCTCCTTTTAAACAAAATAAACTTGTGGTAGTCCCTTCTTGGTCGGATTTTTTCCGTTTTAAATTATCTGTCATGTTTATTTTTTACACGCTTTTTAAAGAAACATTAactaaaagaattttttttgactattttatcttaatttatatcttaagatataatttttttcactaaatatttattttattaaggtGTTTGTAGTCTTCAAGAATAAttactaataaaataaaatgagaaaaataataattagccTTGTCTTAAACTTCTTATATGACAAATAGTTTGagatatctatttttaaaaaatcaacacTAATAATTTGAGATGGGAGaagtaataattaattcaatatattcttttacttttatttttcaaaatattcggTCTGACTTTGAATGTTGGCCATTAATCTCATTTTGCAATTAATGATGAAAAACTGTTTTTTCTTAATTACAAAAAAGAGATGAGTACTAGGACCTTATAGAAGAAAATGTTAGAGTTGCCTCATGTTGATGTCACTCCGTTGATCTGAAGTCATATTTGGTTTAATCAGATCGATTTTAAAAGCTTAGTAATCAAGATTTCACAAACTAATTATCTAGGTTCAACCTACAATCCAGCCATAGTTGGACCCCGGGTTAAAAGCTCTAACACTCGGTTAATTAATAGACACAAGTTGAGTGCATGAGCCTCTAGGGTGACTAGCTGAGTGTCACGCGAATTTATAAGTAAAATATGGAACGAgccttatttaataaagcagaGCGACCAATAAAAAAGATCATATAACATGATAATATCCTTAAATTGACAAATTAATCTCTATTAATCACAAATAATATGTTGATTAAGTGATGGTGCCAACAATTAACAATTAATCCATATAGCTGACTATGGTTGTCTACATCATAGATTCCACCGTCGGCAAAATAGTCGGTTCGACCAACAATCATTTTGATAATGGACCCCCAATTATCACTTTCCTTATTTTTGGTCGGTTGTACATCCTAATTAAATTTACTTTTCCTAATCGTCCTTTAGTATAATTTTGTTGCACTAATTGTAATTTTACCATGTTAAAATGACTTACAATAATAAATAACTTTTCATctataattaactttttttttttacacccTTAGCATATACTACTCTATAGTATTCCTaaattttaactccattttctTTAAAAACGGCTAGAATCCAATTATAATGCCACGTGTCAGCACCCAAATAAATTGGAGGCACGCCTACTAGACAATGGCAGGTGGCTTCCAATCCAAAGGGTGTCCTCTTATTAGtccactatatatataagtagCACTAACTTGCTAGGAAATAAACAACACAAATAGACTCCCTCTAATTATTAAGGACAAAAAAAATAGGAGTAAGAAACGATAATGCCGATTTCAAGAATTTCCCTGGGAAATTTAGCAGAGGCTACCAAGCCTGATGCTCTCAAGGCTGCAACAGCTGAGTTCATTTCCATGCTCATTTTTGTTTTTGCTGGCTCAGGCTCTGGCATGGCCTTCAGTGAGTAtagtttattaaatttataaccGCGCTCATAGTATAAAGAATATTTTACATCGAGAATAATATTGATACTTTTTACAGGTAAGCTAACAAATGGTGGAGCAGCGACGCCAGCTGGACTTATTTCGGCATCCATAGCACATGCCTTTGCCCTTTTTGTGGCAGTTTCAGTCGGAGCAAATATTTCTGGAGGTCACGTAAATCCTGCTGTTACATTTGGTGCTTTTGTAGGAGGTCACATTACACTTTTCAGAAGTGTCTTGTACTGGATTGCACAATTGCTTGGATCCGTCGTGGCTTGTGttctcctaaaattttctaCTGGAGGATTGGTAAAGCCATTTTCCTCTTCATCGTGGAATTTTTCtagaatgaaaatattttaacttttagtaattaatcaattttttttgcagGAAACATCAGCATTCGCGCTGTCAAGTGGAGTGACACCATGGAACGCAGTAGTTTTCGAGATAGTAATGACATTTGGGCTTGTTTACACTGTTTACGCAACTGCAGTGGATCCCAAGAAGGGAGATTTGGGAGTCATTGCCCCTATTGCAATTGGTTTCATTGTGGGTGCTAATATCTTGGCTGGTGGTGCCTTTGATGGTGCATCAATGAACCCAGCAGTGTCTTTTGGTCCAGCTGTGGTTAGCTGGACCTGGAACAACCACTGGATCTACTGGCTCGGCCCATTTGGAGGTGCGGCTATTGCTGCTCTAGTATATGAAATCATCTTCATTGGCCAGAATACTCATGAGCAACTCCCCTGCACCGATGATTTCTAAGGATCCATGAATTTAATTTCGATAAATCCAAATGCCGCATAATTAATGTTTCAAGGTTGTCGTTGTTTTAATTCCTGTTCATTTTGTTGTCTCTTAAAGCTTGGGAAAGTTTCTTCGCTTTTCCTAATTTTAAAATTGTtgggaaaaagaagaagaaagagatgCAAGTGTGGTGTTGACTTTCTTTAATTTGATGCTTGCGTGGATTAACTATAACTGTTATTTGTTAATTGTGCGCAAACTAACGTTAACAACTTGCTAAATCATCAGGAAGGAGTGCCAATATGCTCTTTGCAATTAACTATAATTTTTACGGATATAAGTTACGTAGAACGCTAGTGATAAATAGGTTGGTAAAACTTAATTAACTtgattgtataaatattttcaCACAAGTTTGTAAGGGTGACAGTAACATTTAATTCATTTTGACATGTTCAATTCAGGTTATTTTGATCTTCTTAAACTTGGCTCAAACCACCAATTTGACAATCTCTCTATGTATATTTAGTGGTTAGATTATATGTTGAGCTAAAGGCTATAACCAAACCTCTGGAGGTATAGTAGAAGTTTGTCAATTATAGTTCGAAAAGCCGGAGTTCTTTATTTGGTATAAAGTCTTCtccatattgatttctatttagAGTCCGTTtgatcaacttaaagcccctttttagcttttagacgtgtttgtctaatgttaactttaagccataaaattcttaaagtcagtcaaaaatgaaaagttaggattcgtaactttttttttaagtgcttaaagtcattttctttgaccatagaagttacttttatatcccttatattttaactaaattctcaaactaccatTTTAtgcttttaaccctaaaattcacatcattttcctcatttaagcacttttatccaaacactcaactgcttatttataaaaataactttcagcactttaaagttctaaaagcacttcatatataaaaattactttttttaagctcatccaaacgggctcttataCATCTCTAGGAGTAGGTAATTAACACTCTTGCTAATATTGACACTCTTCATTAAACCTCCTCTTCAGTCGAGTTTCGCGATAGCAAATTGGGCGGTTTGGTTAGTTTGGACGAGTCAAAATGGATTGAATCAATAAATAGATCATTGTACAAATTATGTTCAAAAGTTAATTAGGGTAGACCAAGATGGACTAAACAATGAATCATATCTCAACCCCAACTCTTgccaaattttattttcttatattttgtttAATACATAGATCTATGTAGTTGCCTCGACCAACCTTATTCTTACTATGACTGAATTGCAGAGATCAAAATAAGTTAAATTAACAAATGAGCAGATCACTTATCTAACTGTTTGGGTTGATCATGTTTTCACTGGCTTGTTTAGCCATCTCTAATATCTCCGCCTCTAATATCAAATATGATACGATAACCTGAAAAATAgagtaatactaatattttaCGAGGGTTAATTTGCAGCCTTGATTATACGTAGCCCTTTTTTTCCAAGTTCATTGTCCAAAGACTCGAGTAAGAGATACCAGTGATAAATTGACCCTGCAGCACCCATTAATATTTAGTTAGGGCCATATTTTCCCACTTGTTAATTGTTTGATGTGGTTCATTTCTTATTGCCTTTTAGCAAATATACATTTATCTGGTCATTCTAACTCTACTTCTTTTTCTCATATGTCAGTCAAAGCAATGATTACAATCGAACTATTTTTGTCTTCccctttagtggtggataaaaGGTAAGTTTGATGTACGATGAAAATCAACTTCAGTGTTGTTCCAATTGGGCAAGTCTTATAAGGCCCAACATTTGGCTAGAAGGATCCTACTTTAATATTAGGTTAAATTAGATTTTAGGCCTAACTCATACTTAAAAGCTAGCTCAAAGGGAGGAGGATTGTCCAAATCTTATAAGGAGTCCACCATCTCATTAATCACAAACTTTTGTCATTCTTCAACACTTTCCCTTTTAGTAGTAGgtgacttttttttcttttagattcaTAAATAAATTCATTGATGATTCTAAAccataaataattaagaaaaaaaaaagacataaataaTTAGAGACAAGCAGTCACAGTGTGCATAGTTGTCGTCGGTTTTCACTTTTTTAAATGAACTAAACTAGG
This Solanum dulcamara chromosome 8, daSolDulc1.2, whole genome shotgun sequence DNA region includes the following protein-coding sequences:
- the LOC129899625 gene encoding protein POLLENLESS 3-like; the protein is MWRNNESVHMSFLTPPPKWRSPASDKNQRWPTSAKADLFHVIHKVPSGDSPYVRAKHVQLIDKDPSKAISLFWAAINSGDRVDSALKDMAVVMKQLDRSDEAIEAIKSFRNLCPSESQESIDNILIELYKRSGRLQEEIELLELKLKNVEEGIAFGGKRTKIARSQGKKVQITIEKEYSRLLGNLAWSHMQLNNFKLAEEYYRKALSLESDKNKQSNLAICLMHMNKIAEAGFLLQSIKTSDRRQMDESCTKSFERATQMLAELESYGTQNSKGQEEEIREVRIGSSTSDGHNRRGHERPHPPPFSASEPPKPFFTQPRRYSCSLNDGDWFTKDSVSACSRRLLFEQTSNNENVQLVVNHNFNKLSSADEMSKGASLVQGEVFSRSWGNGANVESECDLQPLYCKWKNNSSGNDGSDKTSLELSKSPTESFADITNARKYSEDGGKDCWSSTLTYRDVVTLADTTEHLESTNLKPLDLAACTSKKSWADMVEEDEIGLQFHENPSKYADENENIDSNIINLSQSIDTLCLSEGYHTQPGREVRRSLCFDQNDRQENCSSKSKGKELKSGSLNSLPPIGDIAYQTPVTLMRRNRLQVFRDITPESPKP
- the LOC129899369 gene encoding aquaporin TIP1-2-like yields the protein MPISRISLGNLAEATKPDALKAATAEFISMLIFVFAGSGSGMAFSKLTNGGAATPAGLISASIAHAFALFVAVSVGANISGGHVNPAVTFGAFVGGHITLFRSVLYWIAQLLGSVVACVLLKFSTGGLETSAFALSSGVTPWNAVVFEIVMTFGLVYTVYATAVDPKKGDLGVIAPIAIGFIVGANILAGGAFDGASMNPAVSFGPAVVSWTWNNHWIYWLGPFGGAAIAALVYEIIFIGQNTHEQLPCTDDF